The proteins below come from a single Holdemania massiliensis genomic window:
- a CDS encoding sugar phosphate isomerase/epimerase family protein, which translates to MRECSLHFDFSNEEGKLDLDKAEALMDIALKLDIHTFNTYWDQNVYPEVDDEDHAFAEQIHALANQKGMKLSSYHFVGSVLDEDDPEQKRVRHYMQKSLDIYSVLEPGVFVVHPGTFSDGGFKKNKVVHQASLEKWGAEETHRRVVENLRWFGERAAEKGIRLAIENIYGGRFYSQIDELINLVEEVNLDNVGFCLDVGHANVDGVDIPSAVQRMGRKLYEIHLHDNNGKKDEHLPIGFGTVNWIEVIEALNSINYPGTATFEFFRWPMPDYEQGLTHAVQMWRTLESIQENGYFTTNWK; encoded by the coding sequence ATGCGAGAATGTTCACTGCACTTTGATTTTTCCAATGAAGAGGGAAAACTGGATCTTGATAAAGCGGAAGCTTTAATGGATATAGCGCTGAAGTTAGACATTCATACGTTTAACACGTATTGGGATCAAAATGTCTATCCGGAAGTGGATGATGAAGATCACGCTTTTGCCGAACAGATTCATGCGCTGGCGAATCAGAAAGGGATGAAGCTGTCGTCTTATCATTTTGTCGGTTCGGTCCTGGACGAGGATGATCCAGAACAAAAACGGGTGCGTCATTATATGCAGAAAAGCTTAGATATTTACAGTGTCCTGGAGCCAGGTGTTTTTGTCGTTCATCCTGGAACTTTTTCGGATGGTGGATTTAAGAAAAACAAGGTGGTGCATCAGGCTTCCTTGGAAAAATGGGGTGCCGAGGAAACCCATCGGCGGGTTGTTGAAAATCTGCGTTGGTTTGGTGAGCGTGCGGCTGAAAAAGGAATTCGGCTGGCGATCGAGAATATCTACGGTGGGCGCTTCTACAGTCAGATCGACGAACTGATTAACCTAGTGGAAGAAGTCAATTTGGACAACGTTGGTTTCTGTTTGGATGTCGGACACGCGAATGTCGACGGTGTAGATATCCCGTCTGCTGTACAGCGGATGGGGCGGAAACTCTATGAAATCCATCTGCATGACAACAATGGAAAAAAGGATGAGCATCTGCCGATTGGATTTGGCACCGTCAACTGGATTGAAGTGATCGAAGCATTGAACTCCATCAACTATCCGGGTACCGCAACCTTTGAGTTTTTCCGCTGGCCGATGCCGGATTATGAACAGGGACTGACCCATGCGGTTCAAATGTGGAGAACTTTGGAATCCATTCAGGAAAACGGATATTTTACAACGAATTGGAAGTAA
- a CDS encoding CCA tRNA nucleotidyltransferase: protein MNEALRSAGLACLKLLNDAGYEAWWVGGCVRDGLLGRPVQDIDITTSALPEQIMECFQTQGHSVIPTGIKHGTVTILMQDFPIEVTVYRTDKDYQDHRHPQSIQFVRSLKEDCARRDFTINALCWHPELGFQDYFSGQQDLKERRIRCIGDPCQRLDEDALRILRALRFSAALDFTIEPETHSALFQKKELLRVLSAERIAREIEKMVIGQRWHEVFTAYHEILAVLFPQLPVLQSPAAIQKAFDAFRLCPEVTLPRMACFFLESDQTPLTFCLDQAQRWSRQLKFSNHDRKRLIQLVQNQNRPLPKNRIDLRRLICELPDLSVEWIQLQQALCRLSVKQAGQWIAAIEEIQNSDCLTLKQLAINGYDLIAAGCPKTQISACLNQTLSAVIEDQVPNQKEALLTYVRQQAKPEPQD, encoded by the coding sequence ATGAATGAGGCCCTGCGCAGCGCCGGACTGGCCTGCCTGAAGCTGCTGAACGATGCGGGTTATGAGGCTTGGTGGGTCGGCGGCTGTGTACGTGATGGGTTATTGGGACGTCCTGTGCAGGATATTGATATTACCACCTCTGCACTTCCGGAACAGATAATGGAATGCTTTCAAACTCAGGGGCACTCCGTCATTCCGACGGGAATAAAGCATGGCACAGTCACCATTTTGATGCAGGATTTCCCGATTGAAGTCACCGTCTATCGAACCGACAAGGATTATCAGGATCATCGTCATCCGCAATCAATTCAATTTGTCCGTTCTTTAAAGGAAGATTGTGCGCGCCGGGACTTCACGATCAATGCCCTATGCTGGCATCCTGAGCTTGGCTTTCAGGATTATTTCAGCGGGCAGCAGGATCTGAAAGAGAGAAGGATCCGCTGTATTGGTGATCCTTGTCAGCGGTTGGATGAGGATGCCCTTCGGATACTGCGGGCGCTGCGGTTTTCCGCAGCTTTAGACTTTACGATTGAACCTGAAACGCATTCCGCACTTTTTCAAAAAAAGGAGCTGCTGCGGGTTCTTTCCGCAGAACGCATTGCCCGGGAAATAGAGAAAATGGTAATCGGTCAGCGTTGGCATGAAGTCTTCACTGCCTATCATGAAATACTGGCAGTCTTATTTCCACAGCTTCCTGTTCTCCAATCACCGGCAGCCATCCAAAAGGCTTTCGATGCTTTCCGCTTATGTCCCGAGGTTACGCTGCCACGAATGGCCTGCTTTTTTCTTGAATCAGATCAAACTCCGCTGACGTTCTGCCTGGATCAGGCTCAGCGCTGGAGCCGTCAGTTAAAGTTTTCTAATCATGACCGGAAACGGTTGATCCAACTTGTCCAGAATCAGAACCGCCCACTGCCAAAAAATCGAATTGATCTGCGCCGGCTGATTTGTGAGCTGCCGGATCTGAGTGTCGAATGGATTCAGCTTCAGCAGGCACTGTGCCGCCTCAGCGTGAAACAAGCTGGACAGTGGATCGCTGCGATTGAGGAAATTCAAAATTCTGATTGTTTAACCCTGAAACAGCTGGCAATCAACGGCTATGATCTGATTGCCGCCGGCTGTCCGAAAACGCAGATTTCCGCCTGTTTAAATCAAACGCTGTCCGCGGTGATTGAAGATCAGGTACCCAATCAAAAAGAAGCACTGTTAACCTATGTTCGTCAACAAGCAAAGCCGGAACCTCAGGATTAA